The genomic region AAGAAGCTAAGGAGTTCTTGAAAGTTATTAGGAACGTAGAGTACAGTGTGATTCAGCAGTTAAACAAGTCGCCAGCTTAGATCTCCATCTCGGCGTTACTACTATCCTTTGAGGTCCACCACAATGCTCTCTTGAAGGTCTTAAAGAGACACGTGTTCCTACAAGTGCTGCAGAATTTGCCTTTAAGGGTATGGTCTCAACGGTGTTTGCCACCAACCAGATTTCCTTTACAGATGATGAACTACCACCAAAAGGTAAGGACCACAGTTTGCCTATGCACATTATAGTAAAGTGTGAAGATATGATCGTTGTCAGGGTACTGATTGACAATGGGTTGGCCTTGAATGTTTGCTTGATGTCCACTTTGGAGTGTTTGAATGTGGATACATCTCTTATCCGCCCTACCACCATGATCATTAGAGCTTTTGATGGCACTTTCTGGGAGGTGCAAGGCGAGATCGAGTTGGCCATTGGAGTTGGCCCTATGCTCTTCACGGTCAATCTCCAAGTCATCAAGGTGGAATCCCCTTATAACATGCTTTTAGGAAGGCCTTGGCTACATGCTACGGGCGTGGTTGCTTCTACTCTTTATCAAAGACTCAAGTTCCCATCCAAGAATCTAATGGTCAATATTATGGCTGAGGAACCCTTGACTTTCTTCAAAGAGACTTATGTCACCTAAATTGGTGCTAACGCCTTCTCGAAGGCAACCTTTCACAGTTTTGAGCTAGTCTTCATGGTTTCTAGAGCATTAGAACTTGAGTCAGCATGGCCCTCCACTTCTCTAATGGCCGCCAAAGAGATGCTCAAATTAGGTTATTAGTTAGGTCAAGGCCTTGGCACCGTAGGACATGAGAAGGCTCCTTTGGTTGAACTCCAAAACAACAAAGGAGGTTTCGATCTAGGCTATGACCCCTTAGATAAAGAATTTTTTCAAGCTTCTAGAGGAAAGAAGAGGAAGTGCATTAGCCAAGGGTTGTCTATTCCCCACATCAGGGTCACTTTTCTGACTCTAGCTGAGGTTATCAAATCAGAAGTAGCACAGGAATTAGGTGAGGAGGAATCAGATATGGCTTGCCTCATCCGTCTTTGTCCAGAAGAATTCTTAGTAAATGCCATCATATCCCCAGGGGATGATCTGACTGCTACTATCAGGCCTTATGTGCCAGGCGAGACAGTAGGCCATTGGACCGCTGAGCTTGCATCGGCTGAGTAAGGAGTATTCCATTATCATGTAGTTGGGTCCTCTAAGTGCCTGAAAGAGTTGGAATAGCATACCTagtttgttttgcatgtttatttccTATTTCCTACATTCCTTGTTTGCATTTTCCagttcattttccaaaaaatatgtTTCCTTTTAATCATTATCAGGCATGAACTTTGTTATCCCTCTATCTATAATCCACTAATGAAATTATCTAGTGTATTATTTAGGAAATCTTTGCATTTATCTCTTTACTCGCTTTCTCATGAATATGCGTGTGCAAATTATCTTATGTTTCCTTGTATATGTTTCGTTCTATAGGATCTATTCTAATTCCCAAGCGGGTACATCATCATGTTGCTATAACGAGGACATTGATGACATGAATGAGACAATAGAGTTGGAACATGACATTGAAGGATTAGAGGAAATTTTGAGTCTACCTCGTGATTTTTTGGAAGCTCTAAATAGAGAGAGCGAAGGGTCCAAGCCCAACATAGAAGAGATAGAAATGGTTAACCTTGCTGATGAAGGCGAGAATGAAAAACCCATCAAGATTGGGGTAAACTTTCCTAAAAACATGAAGCCCAAGCTTATAGCGCTACTTAAAGAGTTCAAAGAGATCTTTGCTTAGTCTTACCAAGATATGCTAGGGTTAGATATTGAAATTGTCGTGCACAGAATTCCAGTCAAGCCTAAATTCCCTCCAGTACGGCAAGCCCTTCGAAGAATGAAATTTGagattattttgaaaatcaaagaaGAGGTAGAAAAGCAATTGAAAGCCGGTTTCCTTACCGCAATAGCCTACTGAGATTGGGTCGTTGACATTGTTCCCATGCCTAAGAAAGATGGGAAAGTATGCATGTGCGTTGATTACAGGGATTAGAACCAGGCCAACCCTAAGGATAATTTTCTGTTGCCACACATCGATACCCTAGTCTATAATACCGCTACCATTATGTTCTTCTCCTTCATGGATGGTTTCTCAGGCTATAACCAAATCAAAATGGCAAAGAAGGAAAAAGCCAAGATAGCATTCATCACTCATTAGGGAACCTATGCATATGATGTCATGCCATTCGGTCTAAAGAATGCAAGTGCTActtcatgatatatatatatatatatatatatatatatatatatatatatattatatatatatagacacataaAGAGATCGAAGTCTGCGTAGACGGCATAATTACCAAATCCCACACTGTCAGGGATCATTTAGTGGATTTGAGAAAGCTGTTCAAGCACCTCATTATGTACAGATTAAGACTAAACCCTAACAAGTGCGTCTTTGGAGCTAGTTCAGGGAAATTACTTGGCTTCATAGTCAGCTAAAGATGAATCAAGGTGGACCCAGCAAAAGTCCAAGCTATTTAGGATATGTTGACACTGCAAACTGAGAAACAGATTCACAACTTCTTAGGCAAAGTCAATTACATAGCTCACTTCATAGTGCAGTTGACTGCCACATTTGATCCATTGTTCAAGATCTTGAAGAAAGATGCCAAGATAAAATGGACAAATGAGTGCCAAGTGACCTTTAACAAGATCAAGTACTATTTGTTGAACCCTCCTCTTCTAGTTCCCCCGACACCAGGATATCCGTTGATCCTCTACCTAGTAGTTCAAGAAACCTCCATGGGTTGCATCTTAGGCCAAATAGCTAAACTCGACCAGAAAGAAAAGGGGATTTACTACTTAAGAAAAAAGTTCACCAGTTGTAAGATGAACTACATTGCCATTAAGAAGACGTGTTGCGCTCTAGCCTGGGCATCACGCAAGTTACGAAAAAATATGCTCTACTTCACAACGTGACTCATTTCCCACATGGATCCCATTAAGTACATCTTTGAGAAGCCAGCTATCATGGGGAAGATCTCTCATTGGCAAATGTTGCTCTCCGAGTTTGACATTGTGTTTGTAATGAGAAAGGCCATCAAGGGCTAGGCCATAGCTAATTACCTAGCATATTAGCCGCTGAAAGATCCAGAACTTTCAGAATCCCTCTTCCCTAATGAGGATGTCATGGCACTAGAGCTAGAACCAAATAGTGTAGAACAGTGGCATTGGAAGCTTTATTTTGATAGAGCCGCCAATTCTACCGAAAATAGAGTGGGAGCAGTCTTAGTTTCCCCTAAAGGCCAGCAATTCCTTGTTTCAATCAAGCTAAATTTTGGTTGCACCAACAACATAATAGAATATTCAACGTGCATAGTCGGCCTACAAGTGGCCCTAGAGTTTGGCGCCTATGACTTGAGTATCTTTGGAGATTACCTATTGATCATCTCCCAGATCGAAGGAAAGTGGAAAGCTCAAGACACTAAGTTGATTCCGTATCAGAAATGCGTCTTTGGAGATTCCCTGTTGATTATCTCCCAAATCCAAAACATCACATTTTCCTATTTGCCTGACCTCACAACCAATTTGCAGACGGGAAGAACGCTCCTCCTCAGCCATTGCACTCTCTAGCAACACTATGGCCCTTCTCAGCCTAGGGTATGGATGTCATCGGACTCATGATTCCGAAAGCCTCAAATGGTCGTGATTCTGGAAGCCAGTTCATACAAGAGCGTTACTCAAGCCGTGGTAGCCTGATTCTTGAAACACAACATTATTTTCCGCTACGGCGTGCCAGTATAGCTCATTACAGACAATGAGACGAACCTAAATGGAATAATGATCCAGCAGCTCTGCCAACAGTTCAAGATTAAGCACAAAAATTTGGTCCCCTATCGCCCTTAGATGAATGGTGCAGTGGAAGTTGCTTACAAGAACATAAAGAAGATCTTGGTAAGGATAACAGACACATACAAGGATTGGCATGAATACTTGTCATTTGCTCTGTATGCATATTGCACATCTACTCGCACCTCCACAGGTGCAATCCTGTATTCACTAGTATATGGCTTAGAGGCCCTCCTCTCCGCAGAGGTAGAGATCCCGTCTCTCCAGATTTTATCTCAAATAGAGCTGTCAAAAGCTAAATGGGCCAATTCCCAATATGAACAACTGAACGTGATAGATGAGAAGCACATGACCACAATGTGCCATGGACAGTTGTACCAACGCTGCACCGAGCAAGCATTCAACAAGAAAGTTAGACCCAAAGTCTTTGAAGAAGGTGACCTAGTCTTAAAGAAGCACAACCAAGCCCTGCCTAATCACAGAGGAAAGTTTTCCCCAACTTACGAGGGCTCATACGTGGTAAAGAAGGCCTTTTCCAGCGGAGCCTTACTTCTAGCCAACATGGATGGTATGACTTCAATATGCCCACCAATTCTGACGCCGTCATATGATACTTTGGATGAAGGAGCCTCCCAGGGCATCTCATTtttatgtccaaaaaaaaaatgtaaaaaggtAGATTGAAAACTCAAAAGGGTGGTCTATGCAAAAGGAGAGCCAAAAGAAAGAGTGAGTGAGAAAATTCAAAAGGTAgcttgaaaacc from Castanea sativa cultivar Marrone di Chiusa Pesio chromosome 11, ASM4071231v1 harbors:
- the LOC142616447 gene encoding uncharacterized protein LOC142616447; amino-acid sequence: MVSTVFATNQISFTDDELPPKGKDHSLPMHIIVKCEDMIVVRVLIDNGLALNVCLMSTLECLNVDTSLIRPTTMIIRAFDGTFWEVQGEIELAIGVGPMLFTVNLQVIKVESPYNMLLGRPWLHATGVVASTLYQRLKFPSKNLMVNIMAEEPLTFFKETYVT
- the LOC142616448 gene encoding uncharacterized protein LOC142616448, whose protein sequence is MNGAVEVAYKNIKKILVRITDTYKDWHEYLSFALYAYCTSTRTSTGAILYSLVYGLEALLSAEVEIPSLQILSQIELSKAKWANSQYEQLNVIDEKHMTTMCHGQLYQRCTEQAFNKKVRPKVFEEGDLVLKKHNQALPNHRGKFSPTYEGSYVVKKAFSSGALLLANMDGNVPQWEKGKICQEQDVSLEK